The window CCGGCTTCACCAAGGGATACGGCACCGGCCGCGCCCGCATCTCCACCAAGCACACCCTCGCCCTCACCAACCGGGGCGGCGCCACCACCGAGGACCTGCTGGCCCTGGCTCGCGAGGTGGTCGCCGGGGTCCGCGAGGCCTTCGGCGTCACCCTCGTCAACGAGCCGGTGACGGTGGGCGTGAGTCTGTAGCCGTACCGGCCGGGGCTCACTGGGCCACGCCCACGCCCTGCGCGACGGTCCCCTCGTCGTCGATCATCGACGACGAGCCGTACCCGCCCTACGCCCGCTTCAGGCGGTCGGGCGAGTCAGCCAGTCGTCCACGCCGGCCAGCAGCCGCGCCCTGACGTCCTCCGGGGCGGCCGAACCCCGCACCGACTGCCGTGCCAGTTCCGCGAGCTCGGCGTCCGAGAAATCGTGGGAGTGGCGGGCGATCTCGTACTGGGCGGCCAGCCGGGAGCCGAACAGCAGCGGATCGTCGGCGCCCAGGGCCATCGGCACGCCCGCCTCGAAGAGGGTGCGCAGCGGGACGTCCTCCGGCTTCTCGTACACCCCGAGCGCCACGTTCGAGGCCGGGCACACCTCGCAGGTCACGCCCCGGTCGGCCAGCCGCTTCAGCAGCCGCGGGTCCTCCGCCGCGCGCACGCCGTGCCCGATCCGGGAGGCGTTCAGGTCGTCCAGGCAGTCCCGGACCGAGGCCGGGCCGGTCAGCTCGCCGCCGTGCGGGGCCGACAGCAGACCGCCCTCGCGCGCGATGTGGAAGGCCCGGTCGAAGTCCCGGGCCATGCCCCGCCGCTCGTCGTTGGAGAGCCCGAAGCCGACCACACCGCGGTCCGCGTAGCGCACCGCCAGCCGGGCCAGGGTGCGCGCGTCCAGCGGATGCTTCATACGGTTCGCGGCCACCAGGACGCGCATCCCGAGGCCGGTCTCCCGGGACGTCGTCTCCACCGCGTCCAGGATGATCTCCAGGGCCGGGATCAGGCCGCCCAGCCGCGGCGCGTACGACGTCGGGTCCACCTGGATCTCCAGCCAGCCCGAGCCGTCCCGCACGTCCTCCTCGGCGGCCTCCCGCACCAGCCGCCGGATGTCCTCCGGCTCGCGCAGGCAGGAGCGTGCCGCGTCGTACAGCCGCTGGAAGCGGAACCAGCCCCGCTCGTCCGTGGCCCGCAGTTTCGGCGGTTCCCCGCTGGTCAGTGCTTCCGTCAGGGCGTCGGGCAGGCGTACGCCGTACTTGTCGGCCAGTTCCAGGACGGTCGCCGGCCGCATCGAGCCGGTGAAGTGCAGGTGCAGATGGGCTTTCGGCAGCTCAGAGAGATCACGTACACGCTCCATCCCAGGATCCTGCCGTACACACCCGCCACACCGGTAGCCGTTTCCCCGTACGTGGTCTTGCTCGCACACAGGAGCGGGCCGCTCCCCGGAGGGAACGGCCCGCACGCGCGCGTGGCGGCGAGGAACTAGTCCCGCGCCTCCGCCAGCAGCTTCTGCATCCGGCTCACGCCCTCGACGAGGTCCTCGTCACCGAGCGCGTACGACAGCCGCAGGTAGCCCGGCGTGCCGAAGGCCTCGCCCGGGACGACCGCGACCTCGGCCTCCTCCAGGATCAGCGCGGCCAGCTCGACCGTGTCCTGCGGGCGCTTGCCGCGGATCTCCTTGCCGAGCAGGCCCTTCACCGACGGGTAGGCGTAGAACGCGCCCTCGGGCTCCGGGCAGAGCACGCCGTCGATCTCGTTGAGCATGCGGACGACGGTCTTGCGACGCCGGTCGAAGGCCTCGCGCATCTCGGCCACGGCCGTCAGGTCGCCGGAGACGGCGGCCACGGCGGCCACCTGGGCGACGTTGGAGACGTTCGAGGTGGCGTGCGACTGGAGGTTGGTCGCGGCCTTGACCACGTCCTTGGGGCCGATGACCCAGCCGACGCGCCAGCCGGTCATGGCGTACGTCTTCGCCACACCGTTGACCACGATGCACTTGTCGCGCAGCTCGGGCAGCAGCGCCGGCAGGGACACGGAGACCGCGTCGCCGTAGACCAGGTGCTCGTAGATCTCGTCGGTCAGCACCCACAGGCCGTGCTCGAGGGCCCAGCGGCCGATCGCCTCGGTCTCGGCCTCGGAGTACACCGCGCCGGTCGGGTTGGACGGGGAGACGAAGAGCACGACCTTCGTCTTCTCCGTGCGCGCCGCCTCCAGCTGCTCGACGGAGACGCGGTAGCCGGTCGTCTCGTCGGCGACGACCTCGACCGGGACACCGCCGGCGAGACGGATCGACTCCGGGTACGTCGTCCAGTACGGCGCCGGGACGATGACCTCGTCACCCGGGTCGAGGATCGCGGCGAACGCCTCGTAGATGGCCTGCTTGCCGCCGTTGGTGACCAGGATCTGGGAGACGTCTGGCTCCCAGCCCGAGTCGCGCAGCGTCTTGGCGGCGATCGCGGACTTCAGCTCGGGCAGACCGCCGGCCGGGGTGTAGCGGTGGTACTTGGGGTTCTTGCAGGCCTCGACGGCCGCCTCGACGATGTAGTCCGGGGTCGGGAAGTCGGGCTCGCCGGCGCCGAAGCCGATCACCGGACGCCCGGCGGCCTTGAGGGCCTTGGCCTTGGCGTCCACGGCGAGGGTGGCGGACTCGGAGATCGCGCCGACTCGGGCGGAGACCCGGCGCTCGGTGGGAGGGGTTGCAGCGCTCATGGGGCCCATCGTTCCAGACCGGAAATGCCCCCGGCACACTGGTTTCACAGACTGAACAGCAAGGGGTCGAGGCGTGAACAGGGATCCGAATCCGGCCCCGGGCCTGGACGATCTTCGGCCAGGGGCCCCCGGACGGGCACTTTCTGTTCGACGCCGGGCCGCGGACCACGTACACTCACACCTCGTTGGCCTTCAGCAGCCACCGCCGAAATCGGTGCACACCGAGCACCCGGTCGGATGCGGTACGTTGGGGGACACACAAAGGGTCGTAGCTCAATTGGTAGAGCACCGGTCTCCAAAACCGGCGGTTGGGGGTTCAAGTCCCTCCGGCCCTGCTACACACACCGCCAGGATGTGTGCGCATGTACGTACAGCAATGCACCGCCGTGCGGCTCAGAAACCGGGCGCGGCACGGCCACGACCCGGGATCAGGTGAGGACTATGACGGACGCCGTGGGCTCCATCGACACGCCTGATGCCCAGGACGAATTGCCCGAGGCCAAGAAGAAGGCCCGCAAGGGCGGCAAGCGCGCCAAGAAGGGCCCGCTGAAGCGTCTGGCCACCTTCTACCGCCAGGTCATCGCGGAACTCCGCAAGGTCGTCTGGCCGACGCGCAACCAGCTGACGTCGTACACCACCGTGGTGATCTTCTTCGTCGCCATCATGATCGCCCTGGTGACCGTGATTGACTATGGGCTCAACCACGCGGCCAAGTACGTCTTCGGCTGAGCCAAGAGCGAAGGGCGCCGTGGTACCGGCGCCCGTTTTCGCATGTTCCACCCCTATGTATCCAGGAAGAAGCAGCCATCGTGTCTGACCCGAACCTGAACGACGACGCCACCGAGCCCGGCGGGCCGGCTGCCGAGACGGTCGACGACGAGCTCGACATCGTCGAGGGCGCGGACGAGCAGGACGAGTTCGAGGCTGCCGAGGCCGAATCGGGCGAGCCGGCCGAAGAGGCCGCCCTGCATGTCGAGGACGAGGACGGCGAAGCCGCCGAGGACGACGAGGAAGCCCTCGTCGCCCAGGCCGCCGAGGAGGAGCCGGCCGAGCCGGTCGAGCCCGCCGAGCCGGTCGACCCCATCGCGGCCCTGCGCGAGGAACTGCGCACCCTGCCCGGCGAGTGGTACGTCATCCACACCTACGCGGGCTACGAGAACCGCGTGAAGACCAACCTCGAGCAGCGTGCCGTCTCGCTGAACGTCGAGGACTACATCTTCCAGGCCGAGGTGCCGCAGGAAGAGGTCGTCCAGATCAAGAACGGCGACCGCAAGACGATCAAGCAGAACAAGCTGCCGGGTTACGTCCTGGTCCGCATGGACCTGACCAACGAGTCCTGGGGCGTCGTCCGCAACACCCCGGGTGTCACCGGCTTCGTCGGCAACGCCTACGACCCCTACCCGCTGACCCTGGACGAGATCGTCAAGATGCTCGCCCCGGAGGCCGAGGAGAAGGCCGCCCGCGAGGCCGCCGAGGCCGAGGGCAAGCCCGCTCCGCAGCGCAAGGTCGAGGTCCAGGTGCTGGACTTCGAGGTCGGCGACTCGGTCACCGTCACCGACGGCCCGTTCGCCACGCTGCAGGCGACCATCAACGAGATCAACCCCGACTCGAAGAAGGTCAAGGGCCTGGTGGAGATCTTCGGCCGCGAGACGCCGGTCGAGCTCTCCTTCGACCAGATCCAGAAGAACTAGTTCTTTCTGGACCTCTTGCTTCCGTGCAGGTCAGGCGGGCTGCTTCAGCCTGTCTGACCTGCACGGTTTTTGGCCGCGCATCTATACCCGTTATCGTTGTGCGGTATGCCTGCGTCCGGGTGGTCCCTGGATGCCGGCAGGACCCGAATCGAAAGGACCCGGAGAGCTATGCCTCCCAAGAAGAAGAAGGTCACGGGGCTCATCAAGCTCCAGATCAACGCCGGTGCGGCGAACCCCGCCCCGCCGGTCGGCCCCGCGCTGGGTCAGCACGGCGTCAACATCATGGAGTTCTGCAAGGCCTACAACGCCGCGACC of the Streptomyces sp. 1222.5 genome contains:
- a CDS encoding adenosine deaminase — encoded protein: MERVRDLSELPKAHLHLHFTGSMRPATVLELADKYGVRLPDALTEALTSGEPPKLRATDERGWFRFQRLYDAARSCLREPEDIRRLVREAAEEDVRDGSGWLEIQVDPTSYAPRLGGLIPALEIILDAVETTSRETGLGMRVLVAANRMKHPLDARTLARLAVRYADRGVVGFGLSNDERRGMARDFDRAFHIAREGGLLSAPHGGELTGPASVRDCLDDLNASRIGHGVRAAEDPRLLKRLADRGVTCEVCPASNVALGVYEKPEDVPLRTLFEAGVPMALGADDPLLFGSRLAAQYEIARHSHDFSDAELAELARQSVRGSAAPEDVRARLLAGVDDWLTRPTA
- a CDS encoding pyridoxal phosphate-dependent aminotransferase; amino-acid sequence: MSAATPPTERRVSARVGAISESATLAVDAKAKALKAAGRPVIGFGAGEPDFPTPDYIVEAAVEACKNPKYHRYTPAGGLPELKSAIAAKTLRDSGWEPDVSQILVTNGGKQAIYEAFAAILDPGDEVIVPAPYWTTYPESIRLAGGVPVEVVADETTGYRVSVEQLEAARTEKTKVVLFVSPSNPTGAVYSEAETEAIGRWALEHGLWVLTDEIYEHLVYGDAVSVSLPALLPELRDKCIVVNGVAKTYAMTGWRVGWVIGPKDVVKAATNLQSHATSNVSNVAQVAAVAAVSGDLTAVAEMREAFDRRRKTVVRMLNEIDGVLCPEPEGAFYAYPSVKGLLGKEIRGKRPQDTVELAALILEEAEVAVVPGEAFGTPGYLRLSYALGDEDLVEGVSRMQKLLAEARD
- the nusG gene encoding transcription termination/antitermination protein NusG, which translates into the protein MSDPNLNDDATEPGGPAAETVDDELDIVEGADEQDEFEAAEAESGEPAEEAALHVEDEDGEAAEDDEEALVAQAAEEEPAEPVEPAEPVDPIAALREELRTLPGEWYVIHTYAGYENRVKTNLEQRAVSLNVEDYIFQAEVPQEEVVQIKNGDRKTIKQNKLPGYVLVRMDLTNESWGVVRNTPGVTGFVGNAYDPYPLTLDEIVKMLAPEAEEKAAREAAEAEGKPAPQRKVEVQVLDFEVGDSVTVTDGPFATLQATINEINPDSKKVKGLVEIFGRETPVELSFDQIQKN
- the secE gene encoding preprotein translocase subunit SecE, whose protein sequence is MTDAVGSIDTPDAQDELPEAKKKARKGGKRAKKGPLKRLATFYRQVIAELRKVVWPTRNQLTSYTTVVIFFVAIMIALVTVIDYGLNHAAKYVFG